In Candidatus Aegiribacteria sp., the sequence TGGCGGTATCGGCAGAACGTTGCTAGCAGTAATGATTGACGCTTACCGAGAAGAGGAAGTAGAAGGAAGGACAAGAGTTGTTCTGGGACTGCACAGGGATCTCGCACCAATCAAGGCTGCAATTCTCCCTCTTTCAAAAAAGCTCAGCGAACAGGCATATGAAGTTTTTGAGCTTATCAGACCATATTTCCCTGTTCAATTCGATGTCACCGGGTCCATCGGGAAAAGGTACAGAAGAATGGATGAAGCAGGTACACCATTCTGTATAACCTTCGACTTCGATTCGCTTGAGGACAAGCAGGTTACTATCCGAGAACGGGACTCTCTGGATCAGATCAGGATTCCCATAGATACTCTCGCTTTCAAACTGTCTGATCTCATGGAACACGGTTGGTCTTAAGCTAATTGAAGTCTTTCTCCATAGTCATTCCCACCTGGAAGAATATCGAGTTTCTTGATCTCACCTACCGAGGCCTAATGCGAAACAGCGCTGTAGAACACGAGATTATCGTTTTCTTTAACGAATACAACAAATCCTGTGAGAACTGGGTCAGGAATAAAAACATCCTTTTTGACTGGTCGGAGCAGAATACAGGAGTTTGTGAAGCTGTCAACAGTGGAGCCAGGAAGGCAACTCTCGACCATATATGCTACATGAATGACGATATGTATCCTCTGCCCGGATGGGATACCGCACTTGCCGAATACATCGGCCATGCTGATAAGCTCTGGCTTTCAGGTACAGCTATCGAATCGGGTAACTCTACTCCCTGTTACATAGGCAACCAGGATTACGGAAGTAGTCCGGCCACTTTCGACGAGGAAAGGCTGCTGCGGGAATACAGAACCCTTATCAGACCTTACAATACCGTGAGTACATGGACGCCTGTTCTTCTTTCAAAGAACGACTGGGACGCAATTGGCGGTTTTGATGAAAAATACTTTCCGGGTTTCGGAAGTGATCCGGATCTTGCCATGAAAATGTACAGGTATGGATGCCGTCATTTCATAGGGGTTGGATCGAGCCTTGTTTACCATTTCGCGAAACAGACTACCGTTCGATTCGCGGACAGCAGTACGATGGATCCCGCTAAATACTTCCGCCAGAAATGGGGGATATCCTGGAAAAAATTCTTCAGAAAAGTCATCCACAGAGACAGGAAATTAACTCCCTGAGTATTCCCGATTACTTATTCATAGTCTCTGAAAGCAACACAGACAGATATAGTTGACACACAAACAATGTGCGGCTATTATGCAATTGCAATGTGAATCAGCCGAAGGGAGAGCTGTGTACTTAAACAGAACCCTTGAAAGTTTCTGGATGAGAATATCGGGGAAGTATCCTGTTTTGTTGCTGACAGGCCCGCGGCAGTCTGGTAAAACAACACTTCTAAAACATTTAAAAAGTGAAGACAGAACTTATGTAACTTTGGACAGCATTGCTGAAAGAGAGCTGGCAAGACGGGATCCGGCGCTTTTTCTGCAGAGGTTCGGATCTCCGGTGATTATCGATGAGATTCAGTATGCACCTGATCTGCTGAGTGAGATAAAGGTTATTGTGGACAGGAATACATTGGAAAAGGAAATATCCTTCTGGCTTACTGGCTCTCAGAAATTTCACCTGATGAAAGGGGTATCGGAATCTCTTGCAGGAAGAGCCGGGATTGTTAACATTCTAGGATTGTCACAGAGAGAATTAATGCAAAAATCTTCTGATGCCATTCCATTTCTTCCAGATGATTCCATTCTCGAAGAGAGGATGAAAGAACAGCCCCTAATGGGTTTAATGGATTTATACGAACGCATATGGAAAGGCTCGCTTCCGGGGCTTGTGCTGTATCCTGATAGAGAAGTGGAATTCTACCTGGATTCATATATGACAACATACATATTGCGTGATATTCGGGATCTTTCCAAAGTCGGCGATGAAATAGCTTTCATGAGGTTTGTAAAAGCTGCAGCCGCACGGACAGGACAGCTTCTGAATATGTCAGATCTTGCGAAAGACGCGGATATTTCTCAGGGTACCGCTAAAAACTGGATCTCTATTCTTGAGACAACAGGCATTGTATACATGCTGAGTCCTTATCACAGCAATATTACGAAAAGGATTATCAAAACTCCGAAGCTGTATTTCCTCGACACAGGCCTCTGTTCACACCTTACAGGATGGTCAACACCTGAAACCCTCGAAGCCGGAGCAATGACGGGGCATATTCTGGAAACCTGGGTAATATCTGAAATTATCAAGAGCTACATGCATGCGGGAAAAATACCACCGATATTCTTTTACAGGGACAGAGACGGAAAGG encodes:
- a CDS encoding glycosyltransferase codes for the protein MKSFSIVIPTWKNIEFLDLTYRGLMRNSAVEHEIIVFFNEYNKSCENWVRNKNILFDWSEQNTGVCEAVNSGARKATLDHICYMNDDMYPLPGWDTALAEYIGHADKLWLSGTAIESGNSTPCYIGNQDYGSSPATFDEERLLREYRTLIRPYNTVSTWTPVLLSKNDWDAIGGFDEKYFPGFGSDPDLAMKMYRYGCRHFIGVGSSLVYHFAKQTTVRFADSSTMDPAKYFRQKWGISWKKFFRKVIHRDRKLTP
- a CDS encoding ATP-binding protein produces the protein MQLQCESAEGRAVYLNRTLESFWMRISGKYPVLLLTGPRQSGKTTLLKHLKSEDRTYVTLDSIAERELARRDPALFLQRFGSPVIIDEIQYAPDLLSEIKVIVDRNTLEKEISFWLTGSQKFHLMKGVSESLAGRAGIVNILGLSQRELMQKSSDAIPFLPDDSILEERMKEQPLMGLMDLYERIWKGSLPGLVLYPDREVEFYLDSYMTTYILRDIRDLSKVGDEIAFMRFVKAAAARTGQLLNMSDLAKDADISQGTAKNWISILETTGIVYMLSPYHSNITKRIIKTPKLYFLDTGLCSHLTGWSTPETLEAGAMTGHILETWVISEIIKSYMHAGKIPPIFFYRDRDGKEIDLLIEKDDILYPVEIKKTASPGEKDIRNFRVLKNTGRKIGNGAVICLTENHLPLSSNITAYPVTVL